GTGCGTCTCCCGGGCGGCCGCCCACTGACTCTGTACCGCATTCGGCCAACCGGCGAGACGAAGCGCAGACATCCCGTGATCTGCTGCCACGGTCTCGGCGCGTGCCGATTCAACCTCGCGCTGCCCGGCAAGCACAGCATCGCGCACCGGCTCGCCGCCGAGGGCTACGACGTCTGGGTCTGCGATCTTTCGGGATTCGGTCGGAGCGTTCCGGAGAATTGGCGTGCGCCGGGCCGCTTCGATGTCCGGTTCGAAGACTTCGTGCTGCGCGATGCCCCGGCGATGATCGATCGCATCCGGCGCGAAA
Above is a genomic segment from Deltaproteobacteria bacterium containing:
- a CDS encoding alpha/beta fold hydrolase, yielding MPTVFWGLVVVVVAGAALHLVSLRYVTRGRFDETHHVRLPGGRPLTLYRIRPTGETKRRHPVICCHGLGACRFNLALPGKHSIAHRLAAEGYDVWVCDLSGFGRSVPENWRAPGRFDVRFEDFVLRDAPAMIDRIRRE